One window of the Devosia sp. 2618 genome contains the following:
- the mutM gene encoding bifunctional DNA-formamidopyrimidine glycosylase/DNA-(apurinic or apyrimidinic site) lyase, with translation MPELPEVETVRRGLEPWLVGARIDKVVLNRPNLRFPFPEGLASAIEGQTIVSVGRRAKYLLILLSNGKTVLSHLGMTGSWRFAEHPIDKPPRYYEPGTEPKHDHMVWDISHPEHGRSHLIYADPRRFGFIDLFEDVEDCAYLKGLGPEPLGNDFNAGEMAEKFTGKKTPIKSALLDQRVVAGLGNIYVAEALHRSHILPTVLAGTLVTAKGKPKVALEDLASAVRQVLIEAIEVGGSTLRDFRNAEGGTGYFQHRFAVYDREGEPCPTPMCTGTIERIVQSGRSTFYCPVCQKKP, from the coding sequence ATGCCTGAGCTACCCGAGGTCGAAACCGTCCGACGTGGTCTTGAGCCCTGGCTGGTGGGTGCGCGGATCGACAAGGTGGTGCTCAACCGCCCCAATCTGCGTTTTCCGTTTCCCGAAGGGCTGGCATCCGCGATCGAAGGCCAGACCATTGTCTCGGTCGGGCGGCGGGCGAAATATCTGCTGATCCTGCTCTCGAACGGCAAAACGGTGCTGAGCCATCTTGGCATGACCGGTTCCTGGCGCTTTGCCGAGCACCCCATCGACAAGCCGCCGCGCTATTACGAGCCGGGCACCGAACCCAAGCACGATCATATGGTGTGGGATATTTCCCATCCCGAGCATGGCCGCAGCCACCTGATCTATGCCGACCCGCGCCGGTTCGGCTTTATCGACCTGTTCGAGGACGTCGAAGATTGCGCCTATCTCAAGGGCCTGGGGCCAGAGCCACTGGGCAATGATTTCAATGCCGGCGAAATGGCCGAAAAGTTCACCGGCAAGAAGACGCCGATCAAGTCGGCGCTGCTCGACCAGCGCGTCGTGGCGGGGCTGGGCAATATCTATGTCGCCGAGGCGCTGCATCGCAGCCATATCCTGCCCACGGTGCTGGCGGGCACGCTGGTGACGGCCAAGGGCAAGCCAAAGGTAGCGCTCGAAGATCTGGCCAGCGCCGTGCGGCAGGTTCTCATTGAAGCCATCGAGGTGGGCGGCTCAACCTTGCGCGACTTCCGCAATGCCGAGGGCGGGACTGGATATTTCCAGCATCGGTTTGCCGTGTATGACCGGGAAGGCGAGCCGTGTCCGACGCCGATGTGTACGGGGACGATTGAGCGGATCGTGCAATCGGGGCGGTCGACGTTTTATTGTCCGGTGTGTCAGAAGAAGCCTTAG
- a CDS encoding DUF1697 domain-containing protein — MSRHLALLRGVNLGKRQVKSADLKAAFEAMGFANVKTLLASGNVLFDAEKPDRAAIEAALEQRFGFDVGTILRSHEQLAAMVAAKPFGARVEDHDTKLYVTFIEDQNARSLPMPCAVARDFEVVHLTDGEIYIVAHRLPNGRFGEGMDQIWKHFGKKRLWTSRNWNTVIKAAA; from the coding sequence ATGAGCCGCCACCTCGCCCTGTTGCGCGGAGTCAATCTGGGCAAGCGCCAGGTCAAGAGCGCCGACCTCAAGGCCGCGTTCGAGGCGATGGGCTTTGCCAATGTCAAAACCCTCCTGGCCAGCGGCAACGTGCTGTTCGATGCGGAGAAGCCCGACCGGGCGGCCATCGAGGCGGCACTGGAACAGCGCTTCGGCTTTGATGTGGGCACGATCTTGCGCAGCCATGAGCAGCTTGCCGCCATGGTTGCCGCAAAACCGTTCGGCGCGCGAGTCGAGGATCACGACACCAAACTCTATGTGACCTTTATCGAGGACCAGAACGCCAGATCCCTGCCGATGCCCTGCGCCGTGGCGAGGGATTTTGAGGTCGTCCATCTCACCGATGGCGAAATCTACATCGTCGCGCACCGGCTGCCCAATGGGCGGTTTGGGGAAGGCATGGACCAGATCTGGAAGCACTTTGGCAAAAAGCGTCTCTGGACCTCGCGCAACTGGAACACCGTGATAAAAGCCGCAGCATAA
- a CDS encoding arylamine N-acetyltransferase → MSQKVNLNAYFERIGFAGSIAPTLATLETIHALHPAVIPFENLNPLLGLPVGLALPEIEKKLLHEKRGGYCYEHNLLLMAILRELDFSVKGLAARVLWNRADEAVTKATHMLLLVEIGGASYVTDVGFGGLTLTAPLKLKADVEQTTPHETYRLVGGDPEWRLEVKIGHGWKPLYAFDTSEKTVEDYAATNQYLSTDPESPFRHELRVALSPQGKRLALLNNRLTTHVIDAPSESQQLTSVADLRDTLSGTFGITLPSAELLDPKLEVILADAGVEEI, encoded by the coding sequence ATGAGCCAAAAGGTCAATCTAAACGCCTATTTCGAGCGAATCGGCTTTGCCGGATCGATAGCCCCGACCTTGGCCACACTCGAAACAATTCATGCGCTGCACCCAGCAGTCATCCCCTTTGAAAACCTCAATCCGCTGCTTGGCCTGCCGGTTGGCCTGGCTTTGCCCGAGATCGAGAAGAAGCTTCTGCACGAAAAGCGCGGCGGCTATTGCTACGAGCATAACCTGTTGCTGATGGCGATCCTGCGCGAGCTCGATTTCTCGGTGAAGGGGCTCGCCGCGCGGGTGTTGTGGAACAGGGCCGACGAGGCCGTGACCAAAGCGACCCACATGCTGCTGCTCGTTGAAATCGGCGGCGCCAGTTATGTGACCGATGTGGGCTTTGGCGGATTGACGCTGACCGCCCCGCTCAAGCTCAAGGCCGATGTCGAACAGACCACGCCGCATGAGACCTATCGCCTGGTGGGCGGCGATCCCGAATGGCGGCTTGAGGTCAAGATCGGCCATGGATGGAAGCCGCTTTATGCCTTCGATACGTCCGAAAAGACGGTCGAGGACTATGCCGCCACCAATCAATACCTGTCGACCGATCCAGAATCGCCGTTCCGCCATGAACTGCGCGTCGCCCTGTCACCGCAGGGCAAGCGGCTGGCTCTGCTTAACAACCGGCTGACCACGCACGTGATCGACGCGCCGTCGGAAAGCCAGCAACTGACCAGCGTTGCCGATTTGCGCGATACGCTATCGGGCACGTTCGGCATTACGCTGCCATCGGCCGAGCTGCTCGATCCCAAGCTCGAAGTGATCCTGGCCGACGCCGGCGTCGAGGAGATCTGA
- the fabA gene encoding 3-hydroxyacyl-[acyl-carrier-protein] dehydratase FabA — protein sequence MADRQHSFGYEELLAHGRGELPGQGDARLPAPPMLMFDRITQIDETGGAYGKGQVRAELDVNPDLWFFKCHFIGDPVMPGCLGLDAIWQMTGFFLSWIGQPGKGRALGGEIKFTGQVTDDVKLVEYGIDLKRVMRSRLTLGIADGWVKADGKVIYEAKDLRVGLFTEAQLHDQKNA from the coding sequence ATGGCTGACCGTCAGCACTCATTTGGGTACGAAGAACTGCTCGCGCATGGCCGTGGTGAATTGCCGGGTCAGGGCGATGCACGTCTGCCAGCCCCACCGATGCTGATGTTTGATCGCATCACCCAGATCGACGAAACCGGCGGCGCCTATGGCAAGGGCCAGGTGCGCGCTGAACTCGACGTCAATCCAGACCTCTGGTTCTTCAAATGCCACTTCATCGGCGACCCGGTTATGCCCGGCTGCCTTGGCCTTGACGCCATCTGGCAGATGACCGGCTTTTTCCTGAGCTGGATCGGCCAGCCCGGCAAGGGCCGTGCCCTCGGCGGCGAAATCAAGTTCACCGGCCAGGTGACCGACGACGTCAAGCTGGTCGAATATGGCATCGACCTCAAGCGCGTCATGCGCTCGCGCCTGACGCTTGGCATTGCCGATGGTTGGGTCAAGGCTGACGGTAAAGTGATCTACGAAGCCAAGGACTTGCGCGTTGGCTTGTTTACCGAAGCACAGCTGCACGACCAGAAAAACGCCTAG
- the irrA gene encoding iron response transcriptional regulator IrrA has translation MTERTLTARTLPSRKPCLTAVLRMAGLRPTRQRVALAELLFGGPHRHVSAEQLHGEASDARVNVSLATIYNTLHQFHEAGLLREVAVDASRSYFDTDTSDHHHFYVEDEQRMIDIPASSVEFLTLPEAPKGMKVSHVDVVIRVRKAQA, from the coding sequence ATGACTGAACGCACCTTGACCGCCCGCACTCTCCCGTCGCGCAAGCCTTGCCTGACTGCCGTCTTGCGGATGGCCGGTCTGCGTCCGACCCGTCAGCGCGTTGCGCTTGCCGAACTGTTGTTCGGCGGACCGCACCGTCACGTCAGCGCCGAACAGCTGCATGGCGAAGCCTCCGATGCGCGGGTCAATGTGTCGCTGGCCACCATCTACAACACGCTGCACCAGTTCCACGAAGCCGGCCTGCTGCGCGAAGTGGCGGTCGATGCATCGCGCTCCTATTTCGATACCGACACCTCCGACCACCACCATTTCTATGTGGAAGACGAGCAGCGGATGATCGACATCCCGGCCTCTTCGGTCGAGTTCCTGACCCTGCCCGAAGCCCCCAAAGGCATGAAGGTGAGCCATGTCGACGTGGTCATCCGGGTTCGCAAGGCACAAGCCTAA
- a CDS encoding YdeI/OmpD-associated family protein — protein MAPVAVDPDKIREFATARAFYDWLSANHDKADEIWIRIFKKASGRPTITAVEAIEVVLCWGWIDAIKKSWDEISFVQRYCPRRAKSVWSQINRDNVAKLIDDGRMTRHGLAHVETAKADGRWDAAYATTMEPPADLLAAIEDSPAALDTYRTLTSQNRFALTFRVVALKTPATRAKKIAGFVEMLARGETIYPQKPAK, from the coding sequence ATGGCGCCCGTGGCGGTCGATCCGGACAAAATCCGCGAGTTCGCCACGGCGCGGGCTTTCTATGACTGGCTTTCGGCCAACCACGACAAAGCCGACGAGATCTGGATCCGCATCTTTAAAAAGGCCAGCGGTCGCCCCACGATCACTGCCGTCGAGGCCATCGAGGTCGTCTTGTGCTGGGGCTGGATCGACGCGATCAAGAAAAGCTGGGACGAAATTTCGTTCGTCCAGCGCTATTGCCCGCGCCGCGCCAAATCGGTGTGGAGCCAGATCAATCGCGACAATGTCGCCAAGCTGATCGACGATGGCCGCATGACGAGACATGGTCTCGCCCATGTCGAAACCGCCAAGGCCGACGGCCGCTGGGACGCGGCCTACGCCACCACCATGGAGCCGCCCGCCGACCTGTTGGCGGCCATCGAGGATAGCCCGGCAGCGCTCGACACCTATCGTACGCTGACCTCGCAGAACCGCTTCGCGCTGACCTTTCGTGTCGTCGCGCTCAAGACCCCGGCCACTCGCGCCAAAAAAATCGCGGGCTTTGTCGAGATGCTGGCGCGCGGCGAGACCATTTATCCGCAAAAGCCGGCCAAATGA
- the fabB gene encoding beta-ketoacyl-ACP synthase I, with translation MRRVVVTGMGIISSIGNSLDEVTESLRQAKPGTVFAEDYAELGFRSHVKGDPRIDPFEMLDRRVTRFMGRGAAWNYLAMQQAIADAGLEEADISNPRTGIVMGSGGSSTRTIVEAADITRKNTSPKRIGPLAVPKAMGSTASATLATSFGIKGVNYSITAACATSKHCIGNGMEQIMLGKQDIVFAGGHEDLDWTLTDLFDAMGALSSSYNATPQKASRAYDAARDGFVISGGAGVLVLEEYEHAKARGAKIWAELVGYGATSDGLDMVAPSGEGAERCMRMALEHVGAKVDYINPHATSTPVGDAKEIEAIRALFGNEDKCPPISATKSLTGHSQGATGVHEAIFSMLMMKHRFIAASANIDNLDPAFADMPIIQQRRDNVDLGVVLSNSFGFGGTNAALVFKHPDA, from the coding sequence ATGAGACGAGTTGTCGTAACCGGCATGGGCATCATTTCCTCGATCGGCAATTCGCTGGACGAGGTCACCGAAAGCTTGCGGCAGGCCAAGCCTGGCACCGTGTTTGCCGAGGACTATGCGGAACTTGGCTTCCGCAGCCACGTCAAAGGCGACCCCCGCATCGATCCGTTTGAAATGCTCGACCGTCGCGTCACCCGTTTCATGGGTCGCGGCGCCGCCTGGAACTACCTCGCCATGCAGCAGGCCATTGCCGATGCAGGGCTTGAGGAAGCCGACATTTCCAATCCACGGACCGGCATCGTGATGGGTTCGGGCGGCAGCTCGACGCGCACGATCGTCGAAGCCGCCGACATCACCCGCAAGAACACCAGCCCCAAGCGCATTGGGCCGCTGGCCGTGCCAAAGGCCATGGGCTCGACGGCCTCGGCCACGCTGGCGACCTCGTTCGGCATCAAGGGCGTCAACTATTCGATCACCGCCGCCTGCGCGACCTCCAAGCATTGCATCGGCAATGGCATGGAGCAGATCATGCTGGGCAAGCAGGACATCGTCTTTGCCGGTGGCCACGAAGACCTCGACTGGACGCTGACCGACCTGTTCGACGCCATGGGCGCGCTGAGCTCAAGCTATAATGCGACGCCACAAAAGGCCTCGCGCGCCTATGACGCTGCCCGCGATGGCTTTGTGATTTCGGGCGGCGCTGGCGTGCTGGTGCTCGAAGAATACGAACATGCCAAGGCGCGTGGCGCCAAGATCTGGGCCGAACTGGTCGGCTATGGCGCGACTTCGGATGGTCTCGACATGGTGGCGCCATCGGGCGAAGGCGCCGAGCGCTGCATGCGCATGGCGCTCGAGCATGTCGGCGCCAAGGTCGACTACATCAACCCGCACGCGACCTCGACGCCCGTTGGCGATGCCAAGGAAATTGAGGCGATCCGCGCGCTGTTCGGCAACGAAGACAAGTGCCCGCCCATTTCGGCGACCAAGTCGCTGACCGGCCACAGCCAGGGCGCCACCGGCGTGCATGAAGCGATCTTTTCGATGCTGATGATGAAGCACCGCTTCATCGCCGCCAGCGCCAATATTGACAATCTCGACCCGGCCTTTGCCGACATGCCCATCATCCAGCAGCGCCGCGATAACGTGGATCTGGGCGTGGTGCTGAGCAATTCGTTCGGCTTTGGCGGGACCAATGCCGCGCTGGTGTTCAAGCATCCGGACGCATAG
- the moeB gene encoding molybdopterin-synthase adenylyltransferase MoeB: protein MALRDRIGASWPCPLANSPLSPDETRRYARHLVLKGMGGGGQQALKRARVLVVGAGGLGSPVIAYLAGAGVGTLGIIDHDTVSLSNLQRQVIHTSIGDNKADSAARFAHALNPHVDVVVHTVRLDADNASAILSGYDLVLDGTDNLTTRRIVASTAESLGLPLVSGAVSMFDGQVTVFAPGGPRFDDLYPAEADDGDLPSCEATGILGPLTGVVGTLMAMEAIKLITGIGEPLIGRVLTYDGQGGRFSEFGY, encoded by the coding sequence ATGGCTTTGAGGGACCGGATCGGCGCTTCCTGGCCGTGCCCCTTGGCAAATAGTCCGCTCTCGCCGGACGAAACGCGCCGCTATGCCCGCCATCTGGTGCTCAAGGGCATGGGCGGGGGCGGCCAGCAGGCGCTCAAGCGCGCCCGCGTGCTGGTGGTGGGCGCGGGCGGCCTGGGCAGCCCGGTGATCGCCTATCTCGCCGGGGCCGGTGTCGGTACGCTCGGCATCATCGATCACGACACTGTCTCGCTCTCGAACCTGCAGCGGCAGGTGATCCACACCAGCATCGGCGACAACAAGGCCGACAGCGCCGCACGCTTCGCCCATGCACTCAACCCGCATGTCGACGTGGTGGTACATACCGTCCGGCTGGACGCGGACAATGCCAGCGCGATCCTCTCGGGCTACGATCTGGTGCTCGATGGCACCGACAACCTGACCACCCGCCGCATTGTCGCCAGCACCGCAGAATCACTTGGCCTGCCGCTGGTGTCGGGCGCGGTATCGATGTTTGACGGGCAGGTCACGGTCTTCGCCCCCGGCGGCCCGCGATTTGATGATCTCTATCCGGCAGAGGCAGACGACGGTGATTTACCCAGTTGCGAGGCGACGGGGATATTGGGGCCGCTCACCGGCGTTGTCGGCACGCTGATGGCCATGGAGGCCATCAAGCTGATCACCGGGATTGGCGAGCCGCTGATCGGGCGAGTGTTGACCTATGATGGTCAGGGCGGGCGGTTCTCGGAGTTCGGCTACTAG
- the ubiB gene encoding 2-polyprenylphenol 6-hydroxylase, translating into MLISAYFRLIRAGYVLAREGALSMVQGLPPALAPLKLGIWLGRLVERPSVRKTGHVERLNKALNRLGPTYVKFGQTLATRPDVVGPQIANDLAGLQDKMDPFDPSLVPAILLTALGPKAAELTELSPPIAAASIAQVHRSRLVPASGLPRTVAVKVLRPGVEARFMSDIESFYAAARLANRFVKSTKRLRPVEVVETLDRSARLELDLRLEAAAISEMAENIKDDTGFVIPSVSWDHVAQNVLTTTWVDGIPIRDHAALDAAGIDRKALAAKVLQNFLKHAIRDGFFHADMHPGNLFADRVTGDVIAVDFGIMGRINRKERRFLADILYGFITRNYRLVAERHFDIGYVPKDQSVDDFALAIRSIGEPLHGRTASDISMARVLGQLFTITDLFSMQTRPELVLLQKSMVLVEGVARALDPDLDIWTVAEPVVGDWLRKEAGPLGRLQDVKDHFDVAVDAAGRLPVIIAQAELALADYHANKARPRDKLLRRALLGLIIIAGATLLATLWRLLGF; encoded by the coding sequence ATGCTGATCTCCGCCTATTTCCGTCTGATCCGTGCCGGTTATGTCCTTGCGCGTGAGGGGGCTTTGTCGATGGTGCAGGGCTTGCCGCCTGCGCTTGCGCCGCTCAAGCTGGGCATCTGGCTGGGCCGGCTGGTCGAGCGGCCGAGTGTGCGCAAGACGGGCCATGTCGAGCGGCTGAACAAGGCGCTGAACCGGTTGGGGCCGACTTATGTCAAATTCGGCCAGACGCTGGCGACCCGCCCCGACGTGGTGGGTCCGCAGATCGCCAATGACCTGGCAGGCCTGCAGGACAAGATGGACCCGTTCGATCCATCTCTGGTGCCCGCCATTTTGCTCACGGCCCTCGGCCCCAAGGCGGCCGAGCTGACCGAGCTCAGCCCGCCGATCGCCGCCGCCTCCATTGCGCAGGTGCACCGCTCGCGGCTGGTGCCGGCCAGCGGCCTGCCGCGCACCGTGGCGGTTAAAGTGCTGCGCCCCGGCGTTGAAGCGCGCTTCATGTCGGATATCGAGAGCTTTTACGCCGCCGCGCGGCTGGCCAATCGCTTCGTTAAATCCACCAAGCGCCTGCGTCCCGTGGAAGTGGTCGAGACCCTCGACCGATCGGCCCGGCTCGAACTCGACCTGCGGCTCGAAGCGGCGGCCATTTCCGAGATGGCCGAAAACATCAAGGACGACACTGGCTTCGTCATCCCGAGCGTCAGCTGGGACCATGTCGCGCAGAACGTGCTGACTACGACTTGGGTCGATGGGATCCCGATTCGCGACCACGCGGCGCTCGATGCAGCCGGGATCGACCGCAAGGCGCTGGCGGCTAAGGTGCTGCAGAACTTTTTGAAGCATGCCATTCGCGACGGCTTTTTCCATGCCGACATGCATCCGGGAAATCTCTTCGCCGACCGCGTCACCGGCGACGTGATCGCTGTCGATTTCGGCATTATGGGCCGCATCAATCGCAAGGAACGGCGCTTTCTCGCCGATATCCTTTACGGCTTCATCACCCGCAATTATCGCCTTGTGGCCGAGCGCCATTTCGATATCGGTTATGTGCCCAAGGATCAGTCGGTCGACGATTTTGCGCTGGCCATCCGCTCCATCGGCGAGCCGCTGCATGGCCGCACGGCATCCGACATTTCCATGGCCCGCGTGCTGGGGCAACTGTTCACCATCACCGACCTGTTCTCGATGCAGACGCGACCCGAGCTGGTGCTGCTGCAAAAATCCATGGTCTTGGTCGAAGGCGTCGCCCGCGCGCTCGATCCCGATCTCGATATCTGGACCGTGGCCGAGCCGGTCGTCGGCGACTGGCTGCGCAAGGAAGCGGGGCCTTTGGGGCGTCTGCAGGACGTCAAGGATCACTTCGATGTTGCCGTCGATGCGGCCGGTCGTCTGCCGGTGATCATCGCGCAGGCCGAACTGGCGCTGGCCGATTATCACGCCAACAAGGCCCGCCCGCGTGACAAATTGCTCCGCCGCGCCCTGCTCGGATTGATCATTATTGCTGGCGCGACCCTGCTGGCGACGTTATGGCGTCTGCTCGGCTTCTAG
- the ubiE gene encoding bifunctional demethylmenaquinone methyltransferase/2-methoxy-6-polyprenyl-1,4-benzoquinol methylase UbiE yields MTNAQETTHFGEQTVAMDDKQGMVNAVFHNVADRYDLMNDLMSAGVHRIWKDAMVNELAPPKTGSRPYRVLDMAGGTGDIGERIINRSVGYAEVVVSDINADMLRVGADRAKSWRYPAQASFVEANAEELPFEDNSFDAYTIAFGIRNVPRVQKALNEAHRVLKRGGRILVLEFSQVDIPGFDAFYKLYSDRVIPPLGKVVTGDSQPYQYFIESIRKFPAPPAFSSMMTEAGFKRVKHTSFTGNIATLFSGWKI; encoded by the coding sequence ATGACCAACGCGCAAGAAACCACGCATTTCGGCGAGCAGACGGTGGCGATGGACGACAAGCAGGGCATGGTCAACGCCGTGTTCCACAATGTCGCCGACCGCTATGACCTGATGAACGATCTGATGAGCGCTGGCGTACACCGCATCTGGAAGGATGCGATGGTCAATGAACTCGCCCCGCCCAAGACCGGCTCGCGCCCCTATCGCGTGCTCGATATGGCTGGCGGCACCGGCGATATCGGCGAGCGCATCATCAACCGCTCGGTGGGCTATGCCGAAGTGGTGGTCTCCGACATCAATGCCGACATGCTGCGCGTCGGCGCCGACCGCGCCAAAAGCTGGCGCTATCCAGCGCAGGCCAGCTTTGTCGAAGCCAATGCCGAAGAGCTGCCTTTCGAAGACAACAGCTTTGACGCCTATACAATCGCTTTCGGCATCCGCAACGTGCCGCGCGTGCAAAAGGCGCTGAACGAAGCCCATCGCGTCCTCAAGCGCGGCGGCCGCATTCTGGTGCTCGAATTCTCCCAGGTCGACATTCCGGGGTTCGACGCCTTCTACAAGCTCTATTCGGACCGGGTGATTCCACCGCTGGGCAAAGTCGTCACCGGCGATTCCCAGCCCTACCAGTACTTCATCGAATCGATCCGCAAATTCCCCGCCCCACCGGCCTTCTCCTCCATGATGACCGAAGCCGGCTTTAAACGCGTCAAACACACCAGCTTCACCGGCAACATCGCGACGCTGTTCTCCGGATGGAAAATCTAA
- the rpsT gene encoding 30S ribosomal protein S20, producing MANTPSAKKATRKIEARTAVNKSRRSRVRTFIRKVEEAIVAGDHKVAMEALNAAAPEINRAATKGIVHANLAARKISRLNHRVKALSV from the coding sequence ATGGCCAATACGCCTTCAGCCAAAAAGGCTACCCGCAAGATCGAAGCCCGCACCGCGGTCAACAAGTCGCGCCGTTCGCGCGTCCGCACCTTCATCCGCAAGGTTGAAGAAGCCATCGTTGCCGGCGATCACAAGGTTGCCATGGAAGCGCTGAACGCAGCTGCTCCCGAGATCAATCGCGCAGCCACCAAGGGCATCGTTCATGCCAACCTGGCAGCCCGCAAGATTTCCCGCCTAAACCACCGCGTTAAGGCTCTCAGCGTCTGA
- a CDS encoding DUF2259 domain-containing protein — translation MKQNAAAMGLARRATANLTRLWLVALTAVLALAAPAFAGDRAALNIIGYSPDSRYFAFEEFGVQDGSGFAYANVYLIDLSQDQWVKGTPIKVQAEDEQTTLQAARAEAMDKFAPYIAQHELTEPADLLAMVGDGAVGIEGNELAFGAIGFMGPGTTQDQHLLKLETFDIPANANCQPFEGDPLRGYALSLVTDGKTVELHRDITLPASRRCTVTYRIYGVAVPFPGWSVENGVAIISAYSYGFEGPDRRFLAVPLGK, via the coding sequence ATGAAACAGAACGCGGCAGCAATGGGTTTGGCTCGACGGGCCACCGCTAATCTGACCCGGCTTTGGCTGGTGGCGCTGACCGCCGTGCTGGCGCTTGCGGCGCCCGCTTTTGCCGGTGATCGCGCTGCGCTCAACATCATCGGCTATTCGCCCGACAGCCGCTATTTCGCCTTTGAGGAATTTGGCGTGCAGGACGGCTCGGGCTTTGCCTATGCCAATGTCTATCTGATCGATCTGAGCCAGGACCAATGGGTCAAAGGCACCCCGATCAAGGTGCAGGCCGAGGACGAACAGACGACGCTCCAAGCCGCCCGCGCCGAAGCGATGGACAAGTTTGCGCCCTACATCGCCCAGCATGAGCTGACCGAGCCCGCTGACCTTCTGGCCATGGTTGGCGACGGTGCCGTCGGCATCGAGGGTAACGAGCTGGCCTTCGGCGCCATCGGCTTTATGGGCCCCGGTACGACGCAGGACCAGCACCTGCTCAAGCTCGAAACCTTCGACATTCCCGCCAATGCCAATTGTCAGCCCTTCGAGGGCGATCCGCTGCGCGGCTATGCGCTCAGCCTTGTCACCGATGGCAAGACGGTTGAGCTGCACCGCGACATCACCCTGCCCGCCTCGCGCCGCTGCACGGTGACCTACCGAATCTATGGTGTCGCCGTGCCCTTCCCCGGCTGGTCCGTGGAAAACGGCGTTGCGATCATCTCGGCGTATTCCTATGGCTTTGAGGGACCGGATCGGCGCTTCCTGGCCGTGCCCCTTGGCAAATAG
- the dut gene encoding dUTP diphosphatase — protein sequence MSTPLLIDLVWLPHGEGLALPAQQTAGAAGMDLTAAIPEGTDLVLPPGHRALVPCGFAMALPIGFEGQVRPRSGLAVKFGITVLNAPGTIDADYRGEVMVPLINLGQDDFIVRRGDRIAQMVIAPVIAAGFVVKDQLDETERGSNGFGSTGHR from the coding sequence ATGAGCACCCCGCTGCTCATCGATCTGGTCTGGCTGCCGCATGGCGAGGGGCTGGCCTTGCCGGCCCAGCAGACCGCCGGCGCAGCGGGCATGGACCTGACTGCGGCCATCCCCGAGGGGACAGACCTTGTGCTGCCCCCCGGCCACCGCGCGCTGGTGCCCTGTGGCTTTGCCATGGCGCTGCCGATTGGCTTTGAGGGTCAGGTGCGGCCGCGCTCGGGCCTTGCCGTCAAGTTCGGTATTACCGTGCTCAATGCCCCGGGCACCATCGACGCCGACTATCGCGGCGAGGTGATGGTGCCGTTGATCAATCTGGGTCAGGATGATTTCATCGTGCGGCGCGGCGACCGGATTGCCCAGATGGTGATCGCACCGGTCATCGCCGCCGGGTTTGTTGTGAAGGACCAGCTTGATGAAACAGAACGCGGCAGCAATGGGTTTGGCTCGACGGGCCACCGCTAA